A region of the Romboutsia hominis genome:
AATGATGGAGTTAAAGGATTATGTTAATGATTTACTTATTAGAGAAGATATATGCGGTGTTGTTATAACTCATGGTACTGATAGTTTAGAAGAAACTGCTTATTTCTTAGACTTAACTATAACTAGTATAAAACCTGTTATAGTCACAGGAGCTATGAGAAGTAGTTCAGAGCTTGGATATGATGGTCCAAGTAACTTATCTGCTGCTGTTTGTACTGCTATATCTGATGATGCTATAGGAAAAGGTGTTCTTATAGTTTTAAACAATGAAGTACTTTTAGCTTCTGAAGCTACTAAAACTAATACATTATCATTAAATACTTTTAAATCTTTAACATCTGGACCTCTTGGTATAATAGATTGTAACGAATTAGTTTTATATAAGGATGTTGTCAATAGATCTATAATAGATACAGATAAAGTTGAGTCTAAAGTTGCTCTATTTAAATCTGGAGTTGGTATGGATGATGAACTTATAAAATTCGCTACTGATAATGGATACAAGGGTATTGTCATAGAAGCTATGGGTAGAGGTAATATACCTCCTAAGATGTATGAAGGTGTAAAATATGCTAGGGAGAAAGATATACCTGTTGTAATAGTTTCTAGATGTCATTCTGGAAGGGTATTTGATAGTTATGGATACTTAGGTTCTGGAAGAGACTTAAAGAACTTAGGATGTATTTTTGGAGGAGAGTTACCTGGTCAAAAGGCTAGAATAAAGCTTATGCTAGCTTTAGGAAAAACAAATGATTTAGATGAGATAAAAGATTTCTTTGAAAAAGGTATATATTATTAAAACAAAAAAATAGGACTTTATAAAGTCCTATTTTTTGTTTATTATCTATATAAAATGTTATACCTACAACCAACATCTGTATAAGTAATACTAAAATAAATGTTATTATGAAATAATGATAAGCTAACATACCTATAAAGTAATTACTACTTATAACCATACTAACTATTATACTCATTATCATAGATATAGTAATTTGATATCTAATAAATGTATTTTTCTTATTCTTAATACAGTGCATAA
Encoded here:
- a CDS encoding asparaginase, producing the protein MTKKKKVAIVFTGGTISMTVDKEIGAAIPTLSGEQIMSMVTNIDKVAEIEVLNFDEIPGPHMTPERMMELKDYVNDLLIREDICGVVITHGTDSLEETAYFLDLTITSIKPVIVTGAMRSSSELGYDGPSNLSAAVCTAISDDAIGKGVLIVLNNEVLLASEATKTNTLSLNTFKSLTSGPLGIIDCNELVLYKDVVNRSIIDTDKVESKVALFKSGVGMDDELIKFATDNGYKGIVIEAMGRGNIPPKMYEGVKYAREKDIPVVIVSRCHSGRVFDSYGYLGSGRDLKNLGCIFGGELPGQKARIKLMLALGKTNDLDEIKDFFEKGIYY